A section of the Oncorhynchus nerka isolate Pitt River linkage group LG3, Oner_Uvic_2.0, whole genome shotgun sequence genome encodes:
- the LOC115107661 gene encoding leucine-rich repeat flightless-interacting protein 1-like isoform X1: protein MGTQGTGRKRNPIKDRSTAEDDTLNLIAREAEAMLALKRAARAEAREIRIKELERQQEEISDDDEQMSVGSRGSVRVEDRDFLEKGSQSASTLTAATLASLSGSSSRRGSGELSMTGDTDTSILEIKDSLVEVEEKYRKAMVSNAQLDNEKNNLMYQVDRLKDSLMELEELLAESRREYDAKTKDFECEKHAYGVLQFQFNVMKETLKQSEELLTEICQLRLKQDSFVREISDLQETVEWKDEKIEALEQQKEYLDAVKNERDELRDELVQLKDILKKHGIVLGPDLTTNRENVEMVTERSASRDPAYQLAQDSKTSPTEGGNIMLGRAQDMELGSRGDKMVDPGRSRQQVETHEAVQENHLTSPTPCSLAGVSETKISMEARPCSPKLGDEVEIECSNVNKDSDNGILVVEVKHGPVCDSEVIVPEEELTEEGEEYKPAGMEGTVQGRVEATNKWEMGIKDYKAYDMEAKVTKSSDHTKEPTSEYGALAEQDNIALRKAVVKSIDSCPHPRETIEDTIQNGTQISPGTDHDISKSAIKSECKPQPKLQKTKAEALSETTDTQPQAQGGKKKKKKKGKKGESQGDEKQEDYKKSTTEKGVVSMKNSTQIPQRTNLDTTKSPVESKAEVLPEATDMQPQAQGGKKRKKGKKGDDNKRSKTEKDVDSVSTDKEPVVEEVITIETQELLEEGTGSLPNRELQSPKEKAQTIAEGGNLKEEEQQLAEGRVEVKSEEPPIETPEVALTDQAKSEEVVKKDNQKPSMESEGEISVLCHECDIGILDPVNQQYITNCVTSADNPKEKLESTTNTGTQKDESVYTTNPDNFVDCLNSSADPKCPLDLKESTAENSNNVKEDAIKVSVDETQTIQDTKAEGINFHSRIFLRTALEKSMVPEDLIANDGVITHPEHVTENAIKYLKVEGQDEQNGSPDECKNALEHKDISIALPASVDKCKNVSGENCGTSLDSNCPAAETIRQPEQLMDLPGCPVADEHLDDNNEPVTLDEEKASNGGISTETELNDTETRLQDPVKETLETIDSFREQGYIESKPFTMVADAEEQDDPIETKLEGNKVPGPSEQGNDEGDDDIDEGQSFDFNDLDSVVSANVFPVTSQEVSQEVRMMEGNKMEVEPGREKVIKEEEDWDKSTGKPQGTVEGVSTIVAKQPLERGSDSAPE, encoded by the exons GTGGAGGACAGAGATTTCCTGGAAAAGGGATCTCAATCTGCTTCCACCCTAACGGCAGCTACCCTCGCTTCACTCAGCGGGTCTTCCTCCCGGAGAGGAAGTGGCGAATTGTCGATGACTGGCGACACAGACACCTCCATACTAGAGATCAAG GATTCCCTTGTGGAGGTGGAGGAAAAGTACCGCAAGGCCATGGTGTCCAACGCCCAGCTGGACAATGAGAAGAACAACCTGATGTACCAGGTAGATAGGCTGAAGGACTCGCTCATGGAGCTGGAAGAGCTGCTGGCCGAGTCACGCCGCGAGTATGATGCAAAGACCAAG GACTTTGAGTGTGAGAAACATGCCTACGGCGTGCTCCAGTTCCAGTTCAACGTGATGAAAGAAACGCTAAAACAGAGCGAGGAGTTACTAACG GAGATCTGTCAGTTGCGTCTCAAGCAGGACAGCTTTGTTAGGGAAATATCTGACCTGCAGGAAACAGTAGAGTGGAAGGATGAAAAGATTGAG GCCTTAGAGCAACAAAAGGAGTATTTGGACGCCGTCAAAAATGAGCGAGATGAGCTCAGGGATGAGCTGGTCCAGCTGAAAGATATTCTGAAG AAACATGGAATTGTCCTCGGACCTGACCTGACCACCAATAGGGAAAACGTGGAGATGGTAACTGAAAGGTCAGCTAGTAGAGATCCAGCTTATCAATTGGCTCAGGACTCCAAGACGTCACCCACGGAAGGGGGGAACATCATGCTCG GCAGAGCTCAGGATATGGAATTGGGAAGTAGAGGAGATAAGATGGTGGATCCAGGAAGGTCCAGGCAGCAAGTGGAAACGCATGAGGCGGTTCAAGAGAACCATCTGACCTCGCCCACTCCCTGTAGCCTCGCTGGTGTTTCTGAAACCAAAATTTCTATGGAGGCTCGTCCATGCTCGCCCAAATTGGGGGATGAGGTTGAGATTGAATGCAGTAATGTCAACAAAGACTCTGACAATGGCATACTGGTAGTAGAGGTCAAGCATGGACCGGTTTGCGATTCTGAGGTAATTGTTCCTGAGGAAGAGCTtacagaagagggggaggaatacAAACCAGCAGGCATGGAGGGGACAGTGCAAGGGAGAGTAGAGGCCACAAACAAATGGGAAATGGGAATAAAAGATTACAAGGCATATGATATGGAGGCCAAAGTCACCAAGAGTAGTGATCACACAAAAGAGCCTACCTCAGAATATGGTGCATTAGCTGAACAAGATAATATAGCATTGAGGAAAGCGGTTGTGAAAAGTATAGACTCATGTCCTCACCCTAGGGAAACCATTGAGGACACCATACAAAATGGCACACAGATTAGCCCAGGGACTGACCATGATATTAGTAAGAGCGCAATAAAATCAGAATGTAAGCCTCAACCTAAGCTTCAGAAAACAAAGGCAGAAGCGTTATCAGAGACAACTGACACTCAGCCACAGGCCCAAGGaggcaagaagaagaagaagaagaaaggcaAGAAGGGAGAGAGTCAAGGTGATGAAAAGCAGGAAGACTATAAGAAGAGCACAACAGAAAAGGGTGTAGTCTCCATGAAAAATAGCACACAGATTCCCCAAAGGACAAACCTTGATACTACTAAGAGCCCAGTCGAATCAAAGGCTGAAGTGTTGCCAGAGGCCACTGATATGCAGCCACAGGCCCAAGGAGGCAAAAAGAGGAAGAAAGGCAAGAAGGGAGACGATAACAAGAGGAGCAAAACAGAAAAGGATGTGGACTCAGTCTCAACAGATAAGGAGCCAGTAGTGGAGGAAGTTATCACAATAGAGACACAGGAGCTTCTAGAGGAAGGGACCGGTAGTTTACCAAATCGAGAACTCCAAAGCCCTAAAGAAAAAGCACAAACCATAGCTGAGGGAGGGAACCTGAAGGAAGAAGAACAACAACTAGCAGAGGGCCGAGTAGAGGTTAAGAGTGAGGAGCCTCCCATTGAAACCCCAGAAGTAGCTCTGACGGACCAAGCCAAGAGTGAGGAAGTTGTCAAAAAGGACAACCAAAAACCTTCCATGGAATCAGAAGGCGAGATATCAGTATTATGCCATGAGTGCGACATTGGTATCCTGGATCCTGTTAACCAGCAATATATAACCAATTGTGTAACCAGTGCTGATAACCCTAAAGAGAAATTAGAATCCACAACAAATACTGGTACCCAAAAAGACGAGTCAGTGTACACAACCAACCCTGATAACTTTGTAGACTGCCTGAACTCTTCAGCTGACCCGAAATGTCCATTGGACTTGAAAGAGTCCACTGCTGAGAATTCAAACAATGTCAAAGAAGATGCAATCAAGGTCTCAGTTGATGAGACTCAAACAATCCAAGACACAAAGGCTGAGGGAATTAACTTTCACAGTCGCATATTTCTAAGAACGGCGCTCGAGAAGAGCATGGTACCTGAAGACCTTATCGCCAATGATGGTGTCATTACTCACCCAGAGCATGTTACCGAAAATGCCATAAAATACCTGAAAGTGGAAGGTCAGGATGAACAAAATGGGAGCCCAGATGAGTGTAAAAATGCACTTGAACATAAAGACATTTCCATAGCATTACCAGCAAGTGTAGATAAATGCAAAAATGTATCAGGAGAGAACTGTGGCACATCGCTCGACAGCAACTGCCCTGCTGCTGAGACCATAAGACAGCCTGAACAATTGATGGATCTACCTGGTTGTCCAGTCGCTGACGAGCACTTAGATGACAACAACGAGCCAGTTACACTTGATGAAGAAAAGGCATCAAATGGAGGGATCTCCACAGAGACCGAGCTGAATGATACAGAAACACGACTACAGGACCCTGTAAAAGAAACTCTGGAGACAATTGACTCTTTTAGGGAACAGGGATACATAGAAAGCAAACCATTCACTATGGTGGCCGACGCAGAAGAGCAAGACGATCCCATTGAGACCAAGCTGGAGGGTAACAAGGTACCTGGACCCAGTGAGCAGGGGAATGATGAGGGGGACGATGATATTGATGAGGGTCAATCGTTTGACTTTAACGACCTAGATTCGGTGGTTTCTGCAAATGTGTTTCCAGTAACATCCCAAGAGGTCAGCCAGGAGGTAAGAATGATGGAAGGCAACAAAATGGAGGTAGAGCCAGGTAGAGAGAAGGTAATCAAGGAAGAGGAAGACTGGGACAAGTCAACAGGAAAACCGCAGGGCACAGTAGAGGGAGTTAGCACAATAGTGGCAAAGCAGCCACTTGAACGGGGGTCAGATAGTGCACCAGAATAG
- the LOC115107661 gene encoding leucine-rich repeat flightless-interacting protein 1-like isoform X2 has translation MLALKRAARAEAREIRIKELERQQEEISDDDEQMSVGSRGSVRVEDRDFLEKGSQSASTLTAATLASLSGSSSRRGSGELSMTGDTDTSILEIKDSLVEVEEKYRKAMVSNAQLDNEKNNLMYQVDRLKDSLMELEELLAESRREYDAKTKDFECEKHAYGVLQFQFNVMKETLKQSEELLTEICQLRLKQDSFVREISDLQETVEWKDEKIEALEQQKEYLDAVKNERDELRDELVQLKDILKKHGIVLGPDLTTNRENVEMVTERSASRDPAYQLAQDSKTSPTEGGNIMLGRAQDMELGSRGDKMVDPGRSRQQVETHEAVQENHLTSPTPCSLAGVSETKISMEARPCSPKLGDEVEIECSNVNKDSDNGILVVEVKHGPVCDSEVIVPEEELTEEGEEYKPAGMEGTVQGRVEATNKWEMGIKDYKAYDMEAKVTKSSDHTKEPTSEYGALAEQDNIALRKAVVKSIDSCPHPRETIEDTIQNGTQISPGTDHDISKSAIKSECKPQPKLQKTKAEALSETTDTQPQAQGGKKKKKKKGKKGESQGDEKQEDYKKSTTEKGVVSMKNSTQIPQRTNLDTTKSPVESKAEVLPEATDMQPQAQGGKKRKKGKKGDDNKRSKTEKDVDSVSTDKEPVVEEVITIETQELLEEGTGSLPNRELQSPKEKAQTIAEGGNLKEEEQQLAEGRVEVKSEEPPIETPEVALTDQAKSEEVVKKDNQKPSMESEGEISVLCHECDIGILDPVNQQYITNCVTSADNPKEKLESTTNTGTQKDESVYTTNPDNFVDCLNSSADPKCPLDLKESTAENSNNVKEDAIKVSVDETQTIQDTKAEGINFHSRIFLRTALEKSMVPEDLIANDGVITHPEHVTENAIKYLKVEGQDEQNGSPDECKNALEHKDISIALPASVDKCKNVSGENCGTSLDSNCPAAETIRQPEQLMDLPGCPVADEHLDDNNEPVTLDEEKASNGGISTETELNDTETRLQDPVKETLETIDSFREQGYIESKPFTMVADAEEQDDPIETKLEGNKVPGPSEQGNDEGDDDIDEGQSFDFNDLDSVVSANVFPVTSQEVSQEVRMMEGNKMEVEPGREKVIKEEEDWDKSTGKPQGTVEGVSTIVAKQPLERGSDSAPE, from the exons GTGGAGGACAGAGATTTCCTGGAAAAGGGATCTCAATCTGCTTCCACCCTAACGGCAGCTACCCTCGCTTCACTCAGCGGGTCTTCCTCCCGGAGAGGAAGTGGCGAATTGTCGATGACTGGCGACACAGACACCTCCATACTAGAGATCAAG GATTCCCTTGTGGAGGTGGAGGAAAAGTACCGCAAGGCCATGGTGTCCAACGCCCAGCTGGACAATGAGAAGAACAACCTGATGTACCAGGTAGATAGGCTGAAGGACTCGCTCATGGAGCTGGAAGAGCTGCTGGCCGAGTCACGCCGCGAGTATGATGCAAAGACCAAG GACTTTGAGTGTGAGAAACATGCCTACGGCGTGCTCCAGTTCCAGTTCAACGTGATGAAAGAAACGCTAAAACAGAGCGAGGAGTTACTAACG GAGATCTGTCAGTTGCGTCTCAAGCAGGACAGCTTTGTTAGGGAAATATCTGACCTGCAGGAAACAGTAGAGTGGAAGGATGAAAAGATTGAG GCCTTAGAGCAACAAAAGGAGTATTTGGACGCCGTCAAAAATGAGCGAGATGAGCTCAGGGATGAGCTGGTCCAGCTGAAAGATATTCTGAAG AAACATGGAATTGTCCTCGGACCTGACCTGACCACCAATAGGGAAAACGTGGAGATGGTAACTGAAAGGTCAGCTAGTAGAGATCCAGCTTATCAATTGGCTCAGGACTCCAAGACGTCACCCACGGAAGGGGGGAACATCATGCTCG GCAGAGCTCAGGATATGGAATTGGGAAGTAGAGGAGATAAGATGGTGGATCCAGGAAGGTCCAGGCAGCAAGTGGAAACGCATGAGGCGGTTCAAGAGAACCATCTGACCTCGCCCACTCCCTGTAGCCTCGCTGGTGTTTCTGAAACCAAAATTTCTATGGAGGCTCGTCCATGCTCGCCCAAATTGGGGGATGAGGTTGAGATTGAATGCAGTAATGTCAACAAAGACTCTGACAATGGCATACTGGTAGTAGAGGTCAAGCATGGACCGGTTTGCGATTCTGAGGTAATTGTTCCTGAGGAAGAGCTtacagaagagggggaggaatacAAACCAGCAGGCATGGAGGGGACAGTGCAAGGGAGAGTAGAGGCCACAAACAAATGGGAAATGGGAATAAAAGATTACAAGGCATATGATATGGAGGCCAAAGTCACCAAGAGTAGTGATCACACAAAAGAGCCTACCTCAGAATATGGTGCATTAGCTGAACAAGATAATATAGCATTGAGGAAAGCGGTTGTGAAAAGTATAGACTCATGTCCTCACCCTAGGGAAACCATTGAGGACACCATACAAAATGGCACACAGATTAGCCCAGGGACTGACCATGATATTAGTAAGAGCGCAATAAAATCAGAATGTAAGCCTCAACCTAAGCTTCAGAAAACAAAGGCAGAAGCGTTATCAGAGACAACTGACACTCAGCCACAGGCCCAAGGaggcaagaagaagaagaagaagaaaggcaAGAAGGGAGAGAGTCAAGGTGATGAAAAGCAGGAAGACTATAAGAAGAGCACAACAGAAAAGGGTGTAGTCTCCATGAAAAATAGCACACAGATTCCCCAAAGGACAAACCTTGATACTACTAAGAGCCCAGTCGAATCAAAGGCTGAAGTGTTGCCAGAGGCCACTGATATGCAGCCACAGGCCCAAGGAGGCAAAAAGAGGAAGAAAGGCAAGAAGGGAGACGATAACAAGAGGAGCAAAACAGAAAAGGATGTGGACTCAGTCTCAACAGATAAGGAGCCAGTAGTGGAGGAAGTTATCACAATAGAGACACAGGAGCTTCTAGAGGAAGGGACCGGTAGTTTACCAAATCGAGAACTCCAAAGCCCTAAAGAAAAAGCACAAACCATAGCTGAGGGAGGGAACCTGAAGGAAGAAGAACAACAACTAGCAGAGGGCCGAGTAGAGGTTAAGAGTGAGGAGCCTCCCATTGAAACCCCAGAAGTAGCTCTGACGGACCAAGCCAAGAGTGAGGAAGTTGTCAAAAAGGACAACCAAAAACCTTCCATGGAATCAGAAGGCGAGATATCAGTATTATGCCATGAGTGCGACATTGGTATCCTGGATCCTGTTAACCAGCAATATATAACCAATTGTGTAACCAGTGCTGATAACCCTAAAGAGAAATTAGAATCCACAACAAATACTGGTACCCAAAAAGACGAGTCAGTGTACACAACCAACCCTGATAACTTTGTAGACTGCCTGAACTCTTCAGCTGACCCGAAATGTCCATTGGACTTGAAAGAGTCCACTGCTGAGAATTCAAACAATGTCAAAGAAGATGCAATCAAGGTCTCAGTTGATGAGACTCAAACAATCCAAGACACAAAGGCTGAGGGAATTAACTTTCACAGTCGCATATTTCTAAGAACGGCGCTCGAGAAGAGCATGGTACCTGAAGACCTTATCGCCAATGATGGTGTCATTACTCACCCAGAGCATGTTACCGAAAATGCCATAAAATACCTGAAAGTGGAAGGTCAGGATGAACAAAATGGGAGCCCAGATGAGTGTAAAAATGCACTTGAACATAAAGACATTTCCATAGCATTACCAGCAAGTGTAGATAAATGCAAAAATGTATCAGGAGAGAACTGTGGCACATCGCTCGACAGCAACTGCCCTGCTGCTGAGACCATAAGACAGCCTGAACAATTGATGGATCTACCTGGTTGTCCAGTCGCTGACGAGCACTTAGATGACAACAACGAGCCAGTTACACTTGATGAAGAAAAGGCATCAAATGGAGGGATCTCCACAGAGACCGAGCTGAATGATACAGAAACACGACTACAGGACCCTGTAAAAGAAACTCTGGAGACAATTGACTCTTTTAGGGAACAGGGATACATAGAAAGCAAACCATTCACTATGGTGGCCGACGCAGAAGAGCAAGACGATCCCATTGAGACCAAGCTGGAGGGTAACAAGGTACCTGGACCCAGTGAGCAGGGGAATGATGAGGGGGACGATGATATTGATGAGGGTCAATCGTTTGACTTTAACGACCTAGATTCGGTGGTTTCTGCAAATGTGTTTCCAGTAACATCCCAAGAGGTCAGCCAGGAGGTAAGAATGATGGAAGGCAACAAAATGGAGGTAGAGCCAGGTAGAGAGAAGGTAATCAAGGAAGAGGAAGACTGGGACAAGTCAACAGGAAAACCGCAGGGCACAGTAGAGGGAGTTAGCACAATAGTGGCAAAGCAGCCACTTGAACGGGGGTCAGATAGTGCACCAGAATAG
- the LOC115107661 gene encoding leucine-rich repeat flightless-interacting protein 1-like isoform X3 produces MTGDTDTSILEIKDSLVEVEEKYRKAMVSNAQLDNEKNNLMYQVDRLKDSLMELEELLAESRREYDAKTKDFECEKHAYGVLQFQFNVMKETLKQSEELLTEICQLRLKQDSFVREISDLQETVEWKDEKIEALEQQKEYLDAVKNERDELRDELVQLKDILKKHGIVLGPDLTTNRENVEMVTERSASRDPAYQLAQDSKTSPTEGGNIMLGRAQDMELGSRGDKMVDPGRSRQQVETHEAVQENHLTSPTPCSLAGVSETKISMEARPCSPKLGDEVEIECSNVNKDSDNGILVVEVKHGPVCDSEVIVPEEELTEEGEEYKPAGMEGTVQGRVEATNKWEMGIKDYKAYDMEAKVTKSSDHTKEPTSEYGALAEQDNIALRKAVVKSIDSCPHPRETIEDTIQNGTQISPGTDHDISKSAIKSECKPQPKLQKTKAEALSETTDTQPQAQGGKKKKKKKGKKGESQGDEKQEDYKKSTTEKGVVSMKNSTQIPQRTNLDTTKSPVESKAEVLPEATDMQPQAQGGKKRKKGKKGDDNKRSKTEKDVDSVSTDKEPVVEEVITIETQELLEEGTGSLPNRELQSPKEKAQTIAEGGNLKEEEQQLAEGRVEVKSEEPPIETPEVALTDQAKSEEVVKKDNQKPSMESEGEISVLCHECDIGILDPVNQQYITNCVTSADNPKEKLESTTNTGTQKDESVYTTNPDNFVDCLNSSADPKCPLDLKESTAENSNNVKEDAIKVSVDETQTIQDTKAEGINFHSRIFLRTALEKSMVPEDLIANDGVITHPEHVTENAIKYLKVEGQDEQNGSPDECKNALEHKDISIALPASVDKCKNVSGENCGTSLDSNCPAAETIRQPEQLMDLPGCPVADEHLDDNNEPVTLDEEKASNGGISTETELNDTETRLQDPVKETLETIDSFREQGYIESKPFTMVADAEEQDDPIETKLEGNKVPGPSEQGNDEGDDDIDEGQSFDFNDLDSVVSANVFPVTSQEVSQEVRMMEGNKMEVEPGREKVIKEEEDWDKSTGKPQGTVEGVSTIVAKQPLERGSDSAPE; encoded by the exons ATGACTGGCGACACAGACACCTCCATACTAGAGATCAAG GATTCCCTTGTGGAGGTGGAGGAAAAGTACCGCAAGGCCATGGTGTCCAACGCCCAGCTGGACAATGAGAAGAACAACCTGATGTACCAGGTAGATAGGCTGAAGGACTCGCTCATGGAGCTGGAAGAGCTGCTGGCCGAGTCACGCCGCGAGTATGATGCAAAGACCAAG GACTTTGAGTGTGAGAAACATGCCTACGGCGTGCTCCAGTTCCAGTTCAACGTGATGAAAGAAACGCTAAAACAGAGCGAGGAGTTACTAACG GAGATCTGTCAGTTGCGTCTCAAGCAGGACAGCTTTGTTAGGGAAATATCTGACCTGCAGGAAACAGTAGAGTGGAAGGATGAAAAGATTGAG GCCTTAGAGCAACAAAAGGAGTATTTGGACGCCGTCAAAAATGAGCGAGATGAGCTCAGGGATGAGCTGGTCCAGCTGAAAGATATTCTGAAG AAACATGGAATTGTCCTCGGACCTGACCTGACCACCAATAGGGAAAACGTGGAGATGGTAACTGAAAGGTCAGCTAGTAGAGATCCAGCTTATCAATTGGCTCAGGACTCCAAGACGTCACCCACGGAAGGGGGGAACATCATGCTCG GCAGAGCTCAGGATATGGAATTGGGAAGTAGAGGAGATAAGATGGTGGATCCAGGAAGGTCCAGGCAGCAAGTGGAAACGCATGAGGCGGTTCAAGAGAACCATCTGACCTCGCCCACTCCCTGTAGCCTCGCTGGTGTTTCTGAAACCAAAATTTCTATGGAGGCTCGTCCATGCTCGCCCAAATTGGGGGATGAGGTTGAGATTGAATGCAGTAATGTCAACAAAGACTCTGACAATGGCATACTGGTAGTAGAGGTCAAGCATGGACCGGTTTGCGATTCTGAGGTAATTGTTCCTGAGGAAGAGCTtacagaagagggggaggaatacAAACCAGCAGGCATGGAGGGGACAGTGCAAGGGAGAGTAGAGGCCACAAACAAATGGGAAATGGGAATAAAAGATTACAAGGCATATGATATGGAGGCCAAAGTCACCAAGAGTAGTGATCACACAAAAGAGCCTACCTCAGAATATGGTGCATTAGCTGAACAAGATAATATAGCATTGAGGAAAGCGGTTGTGAAAAGTATAGACTCATGTCCTCACCCTAGGGAAACCATTGAGGACACCATACAAAATGGCACACAGATTAGCCCAGGGACTGACCATGATATTAGTAAGAGCGCAATAAAATCAGAATGTAAGCCTCAACCTAAGCTTCAGAAAACAAAGGCAGAAGCGTTATCAGAGACAACTGACACTCAGCCACAGGCCCAAGGaggcaagaagaagaagaagaagaaaggcaAGAAGGGAGAGAGTCAAGGTGATGAAAAGCAGGAAGACTATAAGAAGAGCACAACAGAAAAGGGTGTAGTCTCCATGAAAAATAGCACACAGATTCCCCAAAGGACAAACCTTGATACTACTAAGAGCCCAGTCGAATCAAAGGCTGAAGTGTTGCCAGAGGCCACTGATATGCAGCCACAGGCCCAAGGAGGCAAAAAGAGGAAGAAAGGCAAGAAGGGAGACGATAACAAGAGGAGCAAAACAGAAAAGGATGTGGACTCAGTCTCAACAGATAAGGAGCCAGTAGTGGAGGAAGTTATCACAATAGAGACACAGGAGCTTCTAGAGGAAGGGACCGGTAGTTTACCAAATCGAGAACTCCAAAGCCCTAAAGAAAAAGCACAAACCATAGCTGAGGGAGGGAACCTGAAGGAAGAAGAACAACAACTAGCAGAGGGCCGAGTAGAGGTTAAGAGTGAGGAGCCTCCCATTGAAACCCCAGAAGTAGCTCTGACGGACCAAGCCAAGAGTGAGGAAGTTGTCAAAAAGGACAACCAAAAACCTTCCATGGAATCAGAAGGCGAGATATCAGTATTATGCCATGAGTGCGACATTGGTATCCTGGATCCTGTTAACCAGCAATATATAACCAATTGTGTAACCAGTGCTGATAACCCTAAAGAGAAATTAGAATCCACAACAAATACTGGTACCCAAAAAGACGAGTCAGTGTACACAACCAACCCTGATAACTTTGTAGACTGCCTGAACTCTTCAGCTGACCCGAAATGTCCATTGGACTTGAAAGAGTCCACTGCTGAGAATTCAAACAATGTCAAAGAAGATGCAATCAAGGTCTCAGTTGATGAGACTCAAACAATCCAAGACACAAAGGCTGAGGGAATTAACTTTCACAGTCGCATATTTCTAAGAACGGCGCTCGAGAAGAGCATGGTACCTGAAGACCTTATCGCCAATGATGGTGTCATTACTCACCCAGAGCATGTTACCGAAAATGCCATAAAATACCTGAAAGTGGAAGGTCAGGATGAACAAAATGGGAGCCCAGATGAGTGTAAAAATGCACTTGAACATAAAGACATTTCCATAGCATTACCAGCAAGTGTAGATAAATGCAAAAATGTATCAGGAGAGAACTGTGGCACATCGCTCGACAGCAACTGCCCTGCTGCTGAGACCATAAGACAGCCTGAACAATTGATGGATCTACCTGGTTGTCCAGTCGCTGACGAGCACTTAGATGACAACAACGAGCCAGTTACACTTGATGAAGAAAAGGCATCAAATGGAGGGATCTCCACAGAGACCGAGCTGAATGATACAGAAACACGACTACAGGACCCTGTAAAAGAAACTCTGGAGACAATTGACTCTTTTAGGGAACAGGGATACATAGAAAGCAAACCATTCACTATGGTGGCCGACGCAGAAGAGCAAGACGATCCCATTGAGACCAAGCTGGAGGGTAACAAGGTACCTGGACCCAGTGAGCAGGGGAATGATGAGGGGGACGATGATATTGATGAGGGTCAATCGTTTGACTTTAACGACCTAGATTCGGTGGTTTCTGCAAATGTGTTTCCAGTAACATCCCAAGAGGTCAGCCAGGAGGTAAGAATGATGGAAGGCAACAAAATGGAGGTAGAGCCAGGTAGAGAGAAGGTAATCAAGGAAGAGGAAGACTGGGACAAGTCAACAGGAAAACCGCAGGGCACAGTAGAGGGAGTTAGCACAATAGTGGCAAAGCAGCCACTTGAACGGGGGTCAGATAGTGCACCAGAATAG